A window from Plectropomus leopardus isolate mb chromosome 21, YSFRI_Pleo_2.0, whole genome shotgun sequence encodes these proteins:
- the aoc1 gene encoding amiloride-sensitive amine oxidase [copper-containing], producing MRLLCLLQLVCLTVCSASRSRDWAHHGAPMFADLTAREMKAVRAYLHGIPEMGLTDARSKTLMKNSIMLMELHLPRKHEALRALDRGQAKPQREARVIVQFGNQTKPNITEYIVSPLPSPKTHRVKTFKGDRPIHFEARPITAAEYEHINNMLGKIATKAHKLLFETTGGFSFNNCSDRCLTFSDVGPRGLGSGERRTWIILQKFVEGYFIHPIGFEILINHKDLDPEKWTVEKVWYNSMYFDSVEELVEKYESGEVEKLKLPDHDDNDHYSTYIPRGHTNTPTNIHGPKLVEPQGPRYHVDRNFVEYAGWSFAYRVRSTAGIQIFDLRFNGERIAYEIGLQEAIAFYSGDTPAAMQTKYIDAGWAMGSSTFELAPGIDCPEFASFFDLYHYFDTDKPVRHQNALCIFEMTTAMPLRRHFNSDFKGGYNFFGGLENTVLVLRTASTVYNYDYIWDYVFYQNGVAEVKVSATGYIHSTFFTPNGLNYGNRVYNYVLGNLHTHLIHYKVDLDIAGRENSFETIDLKFVNFTNPWSPKNFVVQSKLHRTEQKTERAAAFRFGKKFPRYVHFYNPNEKNKWGHQKGYRIQFNSHADSVLPRGWKEENGISWSRYPLAVTRHKDSEATSSSIYTQNDPWEPTVSFEDYIRNNEDIVNQDLVAWVTVGFLHVPHSEDIPNTATPGNAVGFFLRPFNFFDEDPSLASRSTIIIRPGQDGKPKVQRWTPEVIGHCVTDKPFHYNGSYVGV from the exons ATGAGGCTTCTCTGTCTACTGCAGCTGGTCTGCTTGACTGTTTGTAGTGCTTCCAGATCAAGAGACTGGGCTCATCATGGTGCCCCAATGTTCGCCGATCTCACAGCGCGTGAGATGAAAGCTGTCAGGGCTTATCTGCATGGTATTCCAGAGATGGGGCTCACTGATGCTCGTAGCAAGACTCTGATGAAGAACAGCATCATGCTGATGGAACTCCATCTGCCAAGGAAGCATGAAGCCCTGAGAGCTCTGGACCGCGGGCAGGCCAAACCCCAACGTGAAGCTCGTGTGATCGTCCAGTTTGGGAACCAGACCAAACCCAACATCACTGAGTACATTGTCAGTCCTCTGCCATCCCCAAAGACCCACAGAGTTAAGACATTCAAGGGGGATAGGCCTATCCACTTTGAGGCGAGGCCCATTACTGCTGCAGAGTATGAGCATATAAATAATATGCTTGGGAAAATCGCAACAAAAGCTCACAAGCTCCTGTTTGAGACCACAGGAGGGTTTTCTTTTAATAACTGCTCTGACCGCTGCCTGACGTTCTCAGATGTAGGTCCCCGTGGGCTGGGTTCAGGTGAGAGGAGAACCTGGATCATATTACAGAAGTTTGTGGAGGGTTATTTCATCCACCCCATTGGGTTTGAGATACTGATCAATCACAAGGACCTGGATCCAGAAAAGTGGACAGTTGAGAAGGTCTGGTACAACAGCATGTACTTCGACAGTGTTGAGGAACTGGTAGAAAAATATGAATCAGGAGAGGTGGAGAAGTTGAAACTGCCCGATCATGACGACAATGACCACTACTCCACCTACATCCCCCGGGGTCACACCAACACACCCACTAATATCCATGGGCCAAAGCTTGTTGAGCCTCAGGGGCCTCGCTATCATGTTGATCGCAACTTTGTTGAATATGCCGGATGGTCTTTCGCCTACCGAGTCCGCTCAACAGCTGGAATTCAAATCTTTGACCTCCGTTTTAATGGAGAAAGGATTGCCTATGAGATCGGCCTCCAAGAAGCTATTGCCTTCTATTCTGGTGATACTCCTGCAGCCATGCAAACAAAGTACATCGATGCTGGCTGGGCAATGGGCAGCTCAACCTTCGAGCTGGCACCTGGAATTGACTGTCCAGAATTTGCCAGCTTTTTTGATCTATACCACTACTTTGACACAGACAAGCCTGTACGCCACCAAAATGCACTCTGTATTTTTGAGATGACCACTGCTATGCCTTTGAGAAGGCATTTCAACTCTGACTTCAAGGGCGGATACAACTTCTTTGGAGGGCTTGAAAACACTGTTCTGGTGTTGCGGACAGCCTCAACGGTCTATAACTATGATTACATCTGGGACTACGTTTTCTACCAGAATGGGGTGGCGGAGGTCAAGGTCAGCGCTACCGGATACATCCACTCCACTTTCTTCACACCTAACGGACTTAACTATGGTAACAGGGTGTACAACTATGTGCTGGGTAACCTCCACACACACCTCATCCATTATAAAGTGGATCTGGATATTGCTG GTCGGGAGAACAGCTTTGAGACGATAGATCTGAAATTCGTCAACTTCACAAACCCCTGGAGCCCAAAGAATTTCGTCGTCCAGTCCAAACTCCACAGGACAGAGCAGAAGACCGAGCGAGCTGCCGCTTTCCGCTTCGGCAAAAAGTTTCCACGTTATGTGCACTTTTACAACCCCAATGAGAAAAATAAGTGGGGACACCAGAAAGGTTATCGTATTCAGTTTAACTCACATGCCGACAGTGTGCTTCCAAGAGGCTGGAAAGAAGAAAATGGCATCAGCTGGTCGag GTATCCTCTGGCTGTGACCCGTCATAAAGATAGTGAAGCCACGAGCAGCAGCATTTACACCCAGAATGATCCCTGGGAGCCCACTGTGTCTTTTGAGGACTACATCCGCAATAATGAAGACATAGTCAACCAG GACCTGGTAGCCTGGGTGACAGTGGGCTTCCTGCATGTGCCTCACTCAGAAGACATCCCCAACACGGCAACACCTGGCAACGCAGTCGGCTTCTTCCTCCGACCTTTCAACTTTTTTGACGAGGACCCTTCGTTGGCATCCAGAAGCACTATCATTATCCGGCCTGGACAGGACGGCAAGCCCAAGGTCCAGAGATGGACGCCTGAGGTCATAGGTCACTGTGTGACAGACAAGCCGTTCCACTACAATGGCAGCTATGTTGGAGtctaa